The nucleotide sequence CAAGGTAAAGAATGATAAACTTAGTCAAAATGACCATTACCAAATAATCATGCTGCCGCAGATCTTTTATCTTCATGATCATCAAGATTTAGAAGTTGAAGCAGTTTTGTCCATGATTCGGGTATTCCTCCTGGAAGATCAAACTCTAGTAACTTTCCACGCTTGCGATAGAACTCTTCTACTGGCCGGCTCTGTAGATATCGAATTAATTACTACTAGTTAAATACTATATTCTCTAGTAACTACCCACAAACACTAACCCACTAATAAAAACCCGCGAACATGCAGAAACTAACATCATGCATGAACTAACAACAACAGTTATGCTACTATCTACTGCAAATACAAACAACCCTATATTTTGTTGAGTAAAATGTCactttcgtccctgaggtttagccagttttgcgactttcgtccaaaggtttgttttttcgcatctggatccaaaaggtttgaaatcttgccattttcatccggctcgataactccatccatttttctccgttaagtcaggggtattttcgtttTCTTTGTTAACTTAAAAGGGCAATCCGGCCTAACGGATTCGGTCAGTGGTAttttaaatgcttgtacataaagtgaaaaagaccgaattgccctttaagttaacaaaaaaaaaacgaaaaaaccACCCATGACTTAACGgggaaaaatggatggagttaacgagccggatgaaaatggcaagatttcaaaccttttggatccagttgcggaaaaacaaacctttggacgaaagtcacaaagctgaccaaaccttagggacgaaaaggGCATTTTACTCTATAATTTTTAATGTGACAATCACTCGATAGATATGTGGATTCAGAGACCGAAGAAGAAAAATACTTTGAAGTGAGAAAAAACTTAAATAAAAGAATACACGAAGATGAAACATACCTTCTCATTATATATACGGAGGCGTTCTTTTACAACTTCTTCAGTGTCATCAGATCGTGTAATGAGTTTTGATGCACAATGTGAAGGTGGAAGAAGCGGAGGCATGTACATTGCAGGCTTTTCGTTATCTGCTTTAATGTCAATGCAAGCTACATTGTAATTCCCGCCACATTGGCTGCAAGTTCTTCTTCCCAAACATTTTGCAAGCAATGCTTCTTCCCTAAGTTTCAGGTTAATTACTAAGTCGATGTTTGTTACTCCCTCCAGAATTTCCTGAAATTAATTCAAGTGAATGAGCAAATTGAAAAGATTATAAAACATTTAGCATGTGTAATAAGTAGACAAACAATATACATAGTAGTACATAGTACATCTATATACACAcaccatagttgttaatagcgaatagcagatgatagcgacaagctacctatacgctacgtagcgatagcgatgaaatagcgGGTGCTATTTTATGTTTAGTGACACACTAGAAGAAAATTTGagaaatattttatatgtatattatatccaaCTAGCtgttatatatgtatatttaaggGAAAAAACCTAAAATCCCGCTATTTTATACCTATACAATCCCGCTATTTATATTAAAGcacaacaaacaaaaaaaaaacctataatCCCGCTATGGAGGCGCAAAAATCAGATAGCGACACATGAGTGCTTcgctacgctattcgctataACCCCCACTATTAACAACTATGACATACACGCATATATATGTAGCGGTCACATagttgtcaaaagcgcaaaaggcgcgcgcctaggcgctCGCTCGGGCGCAGCGAGGCGAGCCTATAGCGCCTGATGGTAGCTTAGGCGCAAAAATgggttttcttttgtaaaaacggtGCTCAGGCgcaaaaagcgcgcgcctaggcgcagTGAGGCAAGGCGAACCACCATGTCTTTCATGTCTTTTTTTACTGATCTATTGACCATTAAAAACGAAAAAAAACAAAAGGCAGCAGTAAAAACCGCCTGCCGCCGCCCGTTTTtccggagctgcattcgtgtccgccggacgtgcgggcacgcacgagttcaaccaaattccagtTCAGAAACTCATTTTTTGCACCCCCCCCCCTCCTACGCGCGgctaggacttgtggtaaaacatgtcataaagctACAATGGAGTACCTTATAAACAACCACTCACTTAGTTCCCACGCCAATGTGGGACAAAGTATTTACCACCTTTTAAGACTTCATTCACACACCCAAAACTTCCAACATATAAgtcctaaacttttgctactaattattagctacatgatcttaaatggcatatataatagtttttttttattttatatgtggaatcttatttattttcaaagcataacatattttttatatttttttctctatgtgcgcttttcttaaaaaagcccacgctttttttgcgccttgcacctaggctccgggcgaggccgatgcgcctcgcatgcgccttgcgtctttgacaacatatggttgttgttgttgttgttgtataatattttattagcTCTACAAAGTGCAGTGAATAAAATGCTCCCTAATTGTTCTCAAATATTTATTGATTCTCGTTTGAACCCAACCCTATATCATAGTTGctaatggcgaatagcgacaaatagcgataaggtacctatatgctacatagcgaatagagATAAATAGCGGGcaactattttataaatagcaatACACTAggaaaaaaataattttatatgtagattatatcaaaatacccaggtatatatatgctattttataTAAATTAACAAAAGCCTAAAATCcaactattttatagctatatttaattgctatttatattaaataaaaacaaaaaaaaggtgAAGTGTCGCTATTCTCGCAACCCTAatagacctatacgctacgtagcgcgcTATAGTCATCGCTACGATTGTCATTGACAACTACGCCCTGTATGTATGTGTAATGATACATTCAATCCTTTTGTTGATCAATATAGTGAATTTATAACACCATTAAGAAGCACACCTATGAGTTACATGTTTCTTGTTATTGTTGGATGTGTATTTCAAAGAACATCTCATTTTGAACTTGATCGCACTACTTCAAGAAAACTAACAATTTCAGGAAATAATTCCCAGATTCTCTATCTTTTATTTGTTAGTAAAAGTGACAAAATAAGTAATTACAGATTAATAGAAACTGAAAATGCTCACAGCTTGTCTTATGGTTCGAGGGAAACCATCAAGAATGAAACCTGATTCGCCCTTGGCATCCCCAGCTTCAAGACGTTTGGACAATAAATTGATTATCAAATTATCTGAAACTAGCTTCCCTTGGTTAACAATCTCTGAAAGCTGTAAAAGAAACTTAAACAGTTACAGAATACAACTTCGGAATCTGAATGTATAAAAGAAATCTCTGAAGTTCAGCTAACTATAACAATCATCATGTAAACAAATACACTAGAGCATTATTGGATATCAAAACTAACTATCATGATATACAATAGGCATGATTAACCATTGATGTCGAATGGTAAAGTGGCTTGCAGAGCACGAACACATGTCGTTCATCAAAACTAATATTTATAAAGAAGTAGATATTATCAGGGTATGAAAAAGTATTAACTGATTTCAATCTCATTACATGTTGTCTAGACAGGCATGTATGCCTTTGTTCTGAGATCATCACATGTTCTCATTAACAGCCATCTTTGTAGTTAACCAGTTGAtcaacaacaaataaaaaaagtaACACCTAGTTTCCCTTTCTCACCTTCTGTATTAATCACGCCCTGCTTGCggtatgcacatataatgtatatatgtgcgggcgctcggggggcaaaagtgaaagtgcactaattttaacgttattttactaatttcgtgaaaataatgttaaaagagggggatggctagtcatgcatcatgtggtggcattgatactaatcggcctttgtcttaattgctgagtgttatgtgccttatgtccaaggcttgatgcaaaactactatcgagccgggggtctcattgAAAGCAGTCTCTCTGTTCCTACGGGGTGACCTCTACATCTTACCTTCTCACCCTGCCTTAGCTGTGCTATTGGTTGGATTTACTGAGTACGATGATAATGACCTTCTGTATTAATCAAACTCTTAATATAACCAATCAACAATATTAATAATTAACCTTAATAATTCAACAAACACAGATCTAAACTCACCACCCAACACAAACCCTAACTCCTCCTAACCCTAACTAGCAGTCTAGCGCATCAACCAAACACCACCTAAATCAGCAACTAACAATCACAGAAAATCATCCTAAAATTCTCCAACAAACAACAACATCTCACCTGTTCCGATAAGGGACCTTTTGAATTAAGCTCGTCACGAACGAGATCACCGGTGGCGATATGAGGAACACCGAGCAGTTTCGACAGTCGGCTAGCGTAGGTACCTTTTCCGACGCCAGGACAGCCGAGAAACACCCACTGGACGTTTCTTCCGTCGGTAGGGGTTTTAATGACGTCATTTTCGGGTGAGGAAGGGGGTGGTGATGTGGAATAGGATGATGAGAAGGTGCGGATTGTGTAGGAAGTCGTTGTTCTGGCTCTGAGAAGACGGGAGAGTACCGCCATTAATGGAGGTGAAGGTGGAGAAGAAAACACGCAGCAAGTGTGTGTGAATATAATCAGGGTTTGGTGTTTGTTAGACAAAACACGTGGTTTAATTACTTTAGTAAGAAAATCAGGGGGTGCACTTTACATGAGGATGAGCAAGTGTCGTTAAAAGTTAGGTAGGCTGACGGTCGTACAATGTATATCGCCTGTTAAGGATTTATTAggatttttgtttttctttttttttttttttttaacggtaaattaggatcactgacggaccactggagtatcatcgtgccaccagcagaaccacccgatcttattcatctccactagacaataatgcatatacaccaattcagaaggaaacccaataaatttggGAAAAAACCCCTTTGTGGTattcgaacccatgacctaatggtcataagccttttCCCACCACCAAAATACCGCTAAGCTATAATACCATaggtttttgtttttcttttaacaGCTAAATATTACATTCTTTCTTTAAAGATCTAGAAGGTTTTTTCTCTGTTACTAGACCAATTTCATAAAGGTTCTTATTAATACTTCCAAACCGAGTGGATTTCTGGAACCCAATTTTTAAATATTGGATTCGCCCTTGTATGTTATTTATGTGCCGAACTCTAGAACATTGTTTACGGACCGAGCTCGAGTGAAATTGAGTCTATGAGAGTACGACTTGGTTTATAGCTTGCTTTTTTTTAATGGCAATTGTTACTACTACTCTAttttataataattattttatgGTTACAGATAGAGGGGCCAAAACATGTGTGTTGTGTAACGGGTTAAAAGGGGTTAAAAATTTATGTACAAGTTGAAAGTTTGACCATTTCTAAGAACTTTTCTAAATAATTAATGTGATATGAATACTAAAATTCATAGTAAAAAATCATTTCTTTTAAAATAGAACTATTATAGGAGGTTGTGAGCGTATAAATACATGTTAGGCGACGTTTGACAATTTTAACCTGCTATCAATTAAGAAAAAAATAACCCCCCTTACCAACATACCGGTATGACATCAGCTTGTAAAGCATGATCAAGAAACATGATGCAATCACAACAGAAGGGCAGATGTTATGAACTGGCGTGCGGAAACGACGGTGGTTACTGCATCTAGTGATTCTCGGTCGTCTAAATCACCACCATCTCTACTCTCTCTTCCGCAACTAAAAGCATAATCTTTGGACTCGTTATATGTAAGCAGACTTAAGCTTCCTAGTACAAATTGAATAGACGCAAATTGATCCATAACCAAATTCTTTTTACTCAAATCAACAAGTAACCAACTTCTTGAAGAATTAAATAAATATGTTGATCAAGATTTAATAAACATGTTTTCAAGATTGAATTTTGGTTCAAATGATCAAATGAACTCAGAAGAGAAAAAAACTGACTTCTAACATGTTTTAACTGGTTTTTATAGATATGCTTCATACGCATTGTCCACTGGAAAGTCGGATGAAACCTTCAACATAAAATGTGGAATGGTCTGAAATCACGCCGCTTATGAATATCCTCTCGCAGCAACAATTATCGAATGATGAAGACTTATGGAGATGAAGGATAGTCAAAACGTCAGATTTGAAGTGAAGGCAGTTCGCTTCAAGCTGGAAAAATCTAAAGGCACTTCTTGGTAGAGGAACCACTGGGTTCCTCCTAAAGTAAACCTTTTCATTTGACGTGCTATAAACGACAGAATCCCAACTAAAAAGGCCCTTCTTCGCAGAGGAATGCATTTGGTTGATTATTCTTGCCCAACGTGTGACTTTGAAGCCGACGATTTGGATCATGTTTTAGCTAGATGCCCTTTCATTGCCACAATTTGCAGGGAAGTTTACAAATGGATTAAAATCGCCAACCCGAATACTTCCAATGGTGTCAAATCTATAATCCAACGTAGCAAAGAGTGGAGCTTGAACAAAACCATGAGACAACTGATCGTGTCGGTCTCCTACGCTACCATCTGGAATCTATGGATCTTACACAACGAAAAGATTTCTTATTGGAAAGACTATCTCAATTACCAAAGCCCTTGGAAAACATTAATATAAACATTGCAGTTCACCAAAAAATTATTACAGTTCTGATCCTAAAAGCCAATTTCCAAAATCTTGAAACTCAGAATTTTAGTCCAAATTAACATTTAACAATATGAATCTTGGCCTATAAAgtataataaaaagtcaaaatttATCCAATAGTAAATAAAAGTCAACTTTGATCAGAAGTCAAACCATAAGTAGCAGCTAAATATGACATTTGCAAGTTGCAACAAACATCAAGAGAATATTAATATCCCAGTTTCAAAATTATTATTTAGGAAGACTGGTTTACACTTCATATTACAAACACAAGACGTCGAAAAAGTTGAATTTCTATCTAGATTAAGTGATCAATCAATATAAACACCACAAAAGTACCAAAAGGTCAAAGTTTGATCCAAAATTATTGTTTTCATATCAGAAGACTGGTTTGTCAACTAATGATACAAGGCACACAAATAGTGAAATAAAGATCTAAATTCATGATAAAAAATACGCGTTCAATACAAAGCCAGTTTTAAGTAGAAAAATGCGAGAACAACATTAAGCACTTCCACGTAGTGCTGATCAGAGGTAGCCAGAGAGAATGATAGATTGTTGATATAACCACCTTATGTATTATTTAGAATAAGTGACCAACAGTATGTTGAAATCCTATTTTATCATACTACCAGTATAAGCTAACAACAACCACCACCAAAATGCTACATAGTCAATGGTGCCAAAGGCACTCACCAGGCGCAGCCCAATGCCTTGCATCCATCCAGGTGCACAAGTGCAAATACTTGGAAAATCTGCTTAAAAAAACTGTTCCAACCGGCCAAAACTCGGCTAAAATATGTCTAGATCAGCTAAAATGGTATCTTATTATTGTGAGCCATGCACACTTTTTACTCCTTTCAGGGTCACTCTTTGCGCCTTGAGTGCACCTTCGACTGCTTAACTAGCTTGCCAATTGTTCATCTAAAATAAATCATCAACAATATAACCATATACCTAAGCAGACAATAGTGGTGCTATAGCGGTTAGCGGACCTCAGGGTGTGTAGCGGTCCAAATAGCGGTGGCCTATAACAGTTCCGCTATTAACGGCCCTAAATACCGCTATTTGGAAACCTATATAGCGGTTATAGCAGTAACGCAGTAGAATGAGGCAACACAGTAACGCAGGTAGGTGTTTGATTGTGTTAATTCTTAACTATGTTATATTACTATGaattttgatattactattaatatttttcaaagatatatttatatatatataaaaatacataaattatGCATGGTATAAAACTTACCGCTATATCACCGCTATACCACCGCTATAACCTATATATCATATAGCGGACCTTGACCGCTATTCGATTTTGGACCGCTATAACTGCATAGCCATATACCCAATTCTTATAACACAAATCACCCAAAATGTCAAAACTCATGATCATGGCTAAAATCAACTATCTATGCTTACACCACCCAACTTGTAGCAACAAATCAACATTTTCATTTCATAAACAATAGTTGAATGTAATTTTACAAAATTCTACACAACAACCTGCAAAACACTTACATTCCTCATTGCCCTGCACCACCCTCTTCTTCCAACTTGTTCACATAGGCCTTCAAAGTCATAACCAAATTCCTGGCGGGCGCCTGCAACGTCCCGACAACGGACGTCGCGGGCCCCTTCAACGACCCTAATAGCTTGGCATAAACCTCGGCTCTTGTCGGTAAATTCTCCAAAACCTTAAACTCCTCAGGGGGATAATATTTCCCTTCAAAAACCGCCCCACTAAAATCATTCTCCTCCAACTTCTTCTCCTTCTGAAAGGTCCTGTACGGCTTAATAGCAGCTGGTATCTCCTCACTATGGACAAAAAGCCACGCATTCATCCCTTTCATACATGGTTTCAACGGCTCCCATGGAGTGCCTTCAATAGCCTTGATGACGAGTGTGTTTTTGGCGACAATGAGCTTGGTGGAGTCTGGGAACGTTGTACGGAGTTGTTGGAATTGTTGGACCGTGAAGCCTTTGTAGTTGATTCCGGCGATGAGGTGGCAGCCTTCGAGCTGTTGTTTGACGGTTTCGACGGTTTCTTCTTTCTTTGTGCGGCTGATTGCGGAGCGGATTGTGAGGGGTGTTCGGGTGGGTTTGcggtggtggagggtggtgggGTGGAGGAGTAACGGGTTGTGGAAGTGGGATTTGAGGGAGATTGTGGTGGATGAGGGTGGTGGGAGGGTGGTGAAGAGGGTGGCTTCCATTGTTGTTTGGGGAAGAAATGGCGGTGTGGGTTTAGGATTGGGTATGGTATGCTGCTACTACCTTATCTCTTGCAGATCTGGTGTCAAACGACGACGTGTTAAgttacttcttttttttttttttttttttgacaaaaattaaatgGAGTtaaatttagagttaattactgttttcgtctttgtggtttgtcaaaaatcattatttcagttcattagtttaaaaattgtgatttcagtccctgtggtttcacttttgtaaccatttcagtccctgtgatttcactttcgtaaccatttcaatccatttattatGTTAGTAGATGGACTGatatggttacgaggtggactgaaatggttacgaaagtgaaaccacagggactgaaatcgcaatttttaaactaatggactgaaatagtgatttttgacaaaccatagggacgaaaacagtaattaactcttaaattTAAGAATGAATTGCAAGTTTTCTCTATCTTTATGGCAAGATTGAATTGGTGTTATTTGTCTTTAAAATTAACGAGTTTatacttaatgttttaaaatcttacACGTTATATTCTTTAGCTTTAACACAGTTAAATTAGACCTGGCAATTTTTACCCAAAAGCTAGAATATGGGCTGATTTGGACTTTAAAAGTAAAGCAATGGGCTGTTTTGGGTTAAGATTTTTAGTGGAATGGGTTAGAATGGACATatcaaaaattaattaaaaacatgAATGGGTCAGGATGGGCCAACTTAAAAAGAACCGTGGGTCAAGATGGGTAACCCTAAAATAACATAACAACTTAACAGGTCTTCCAAAGTCGTCTTCCAAAGTCCAAACGAAGTAACTCAAATTGGCAATCGCTGCATCCTGACTGACAACGACCCTAATCGACTAATCGGTCTTCCCTCTTCAGTTCCGTTTGAATTTGATCGATCTTCAGAGTTCAATCAAGTAGTGAACAGACAGTTTTCGCTGTCTCCATCTGTAAGTCTAATTTTTAACAAAATTGACAGCTTATTTGACCTTTTTATCAGAATTTGAGATTTTATGTTTATTGTTATCAACTAGGAATGATAATTTGCACGATGATTATTGTTATAACATGTGTTTTGGGGATAAATTGATAAGAAAATGACGTTACTACATTGGATTTAATTTGTGCATACCAattgttcgatgaaatgcctctGTGAGTATTTGAGGTGATTTTGGTACTTGTAGTTGTGATCCTCCGTTACTCTTACATGTTGATAAATAATACAACATTTGTAGTTGTAATACCCATGTCAAGTATCTATCTTTCGTGGGCTTTCGTGGGCggtttaatttattattattgatGGTTAATTGATTATGTCATAATACCCGTGTTTTGCTTTATTGCAGATTAAATTAAATATGTCGGGTAACGATGAACACGAAGATGAAGTTAGTTCATTTAGTTCGGGCAAACATTCTTCCGTGGTTTGGAGCTATTTTGATAAATTACCAGTTGGACCCGGGGGAATTCAGAAGGCCAGTTGTACGGGTTGTGGAAAAGTGTTTAGTGCCAATTCGGGAACATCTAATATGAAACGACATCTTCCCAAGTGTTTTGATCTTAATGAACCCGGTCCACCAAAAAAGCGTGCCCCGTTAGATCAAGCAATGTATAGGGAGAAATTAGCATACTCTATCATCAAGCACAACTACCCTTTCAGCTATGTTGAACATGAGGGAACAAGAGATTTGCACAAGTTTTTACACCGCGATGTGAAGCCCATAACAAGAAACACTGCGAAGGCAGATGTCCTCAAAATATATGATAGAGAGAAGACAATTCttaaagaaaaattacaaaaagtaaatgGTAGAGTATGTTTGACTACTGATTTATGGAGTTCTATCACGACAGATGGGTATATGGCTCTAACGGCTCACTACATTGATGAGAATTGGGTTCTAAGAAAAAAGGTCTTGAACTTTAAAGTTATACCACCTCCGCATAGTGGTAAAATTTTAGCAGAGTACATGATTAACTTTTTAGCAGATTGGGGCATTCAGAAAAAAGTTTTTACGATCACATTAGACAATGCTAAATATAATGATGTTTTGGTAAATTGTTTAAGCAGTCACTTGCGTTTGAATAATGTGTTAGTTTGTGATGGGGATTTTACTCATGTACGTTGTTTTGCACATGTGTTAAACCTTATTGTTCAAGAGGGCTTGAAGGTAATTGAAGGAGCTATTGAGAAGGTGCGAGAGTCGGTGAAGTTTGTTAGAGGAAGTAGTGCAAGAAAGTATAAGTTTGCAGAATGTATACACCAACTTTCATTACAATGCGGGAAATATGTGCGTCAAGACATTGTAACTAGATGGAATTCTACATATCTTATGCTCGATAGTGCGTTGGCTTATCGTAAAGCTTATGCTCGGTTAGCACTAGTTGATTCTAGTTATAAGAGTTTTCCAACAGAAAAAGAATGGGCAAGGGTGGAAACAATCACAGAATTACTGAAGCCTTTTTATAACATCACAACTTTGTTTTCTGGTAGCTCTTATCCTACTTCCAACCTATATTTTCATAACGTGTGGAGAATTCAGATGCGTATTGAAGACGCTATCAACAACGCTGATAATGTGATAAGTGGCATGgcaaaagaaatgaaaaagaaGTTTGATAAATATTGGGAAAATTATAGCATGGTGTTATCTTTTGCAGTTGTTCTAGATCCGCGAtataagtttaaggttgttgagttttgttttaaaaaaCTTAATATGGAGGACAAAGTGCGCAAAGAGAAATTGGACATTATTTTCAATGGTATGCATAAGCTATATGATAAGGAGTATGGTATCTTTTCAACGACAAGTTCTTCAACTGTCAAGAGTTCAAATACTAGTGTCAGCACAAGAGACGACTTGGATGGACTGGAGTCATTTACAAGCGAATTTAAAAAGGTTGAGAACGAAAAATCACAATTAGACATGTATTTGGAGGAGCCTGAACTTAATAGGAGAGAAGAACTTGACGTCTTCCAATATTGGAAGGATAATCAAGGTAGATATCCTCAATTGTCTCTCATGGCTCGTGATATATTGAGCATCCCAATCACTACTGTTGCTTCAGAGTCATCTTTTAGTATCGGGGGACGGGTTCTAAGTAAGTACCGAACTTCACTGCTTTCATCAAGTGTCGAGGCTTTGTTATGTGCTCGTGATTGGTTATTCGATTTAGAAGGTATCAAATTCTTCTCTTTGTGACTTAACTTTATATAGGATCATAATCATAATTTATCGTTTACTTTTTTGGCATATCCAGAGGAAGATGAGGATGATACGGAGGAT is from Helianthus annuus cultivar XRQ/B chromosome 9, HanXRQr2.0-SUNRISE, whole genome shotgun sequence and encodes:
- the LOC110877716 gene encoding probable adenylate kinase 6, chloroplastic, coding for MAVLSRLLRARTTTSYTIRTFSSSYSTSPPPSSPENDVIKTPTDGRNVQWVFLGCPGVGKGTYASRLSKLLGVPHIATGDLVRDELNSKGPLSEQLSEIVNQGKLVSDNLIINLLSKRLEAGDAKGESGFILDGFPRTIRQAEILEGVTNIDLVINLKLREEALLAKCLGRRTCSQCGGNYNVACIDIKADNEKPAMYMPPLLPPSHCASKLITRSDDTEEVVKERLRIYNEKSRPVEEFYRKRGKLLEFDLPGGIPESWTKLLQLLNLDDHEDKRSAAA
- the LOC110877717 gene encoding 50S ribosomal protein L10, chloroplastic encodes the protein MEATLFTTLPPPSSTTISLKSHFHNPLLLHPTTLHHRKPTRTPLTIRSAISRTKKEETVETVKQQLEGCHLIAGINYKGFTVQQFQQLRTTFPDSTKLIVAKNTLVIKAIEGTPWEPLKPCMKGMNAWLFVHSEEIPAAIKPYRTFQKEKKLEENDFSGAVFEGKYYPPEEFKVLENLPTRAEVYAKLLGSLKGPATSVVGTLQAPARNLVMTLKAYVNKLEEEGGAGQ
- the LOC110874346 gene encoding zinc finger BED domain-containing protein RICESLEEPER 2-like, with the protein product MSGNDEHEDEVSSFSSGKHSSVVWSYFDKLPVGPGGIQKASCTGCGKVFSANSGTSNMKRHLPKCFDLNEPGPPKKRAPLDQAMYREKLAYSIIKHNYPFSYVEHEGTRDLHKFLHRDVKPITRNTAKADVLKIYDREKTILKEKLQKVNGRVCLTTDLWSSITTDGYMALTAHYIDENWVLRKKVLNFKVIPPPHSGKILAEYMINFLADWGIQKKVFTITLDNAKYNDVLVNCLSSHLRLNNVLVCDGDFTHVRCFAHVLNLIVQEGLKVIEGAIEKVRESVKFVRGSSARKYKFAECIHQLSLQCGKYVRQDIVTRWNSTYLMLDSALAYRKAYARLALVDSSYKSFPTEKEWARVETITELLKPFYNITTLFSGSSYPTSNLYFHNVWRIQMRIEDAINNADNVISGMAKEMKKKFDKYWENYSMVLSFAVVLDPRYKFKVVEFCFKKLNMEDKVRKEKLDIIFNGMHKLYDKEYGIFSTTSSSTVKSSNTSVSTRDDLDGLESFTSEFKKVENEKSQLDMYLEEPELNRREELDVFQYWKDNQGRYPQLSLMARDILSIPITTVASESSFSIGGRVLSKYRTSLLSSSVEALLCARDWLFDLEEEDEDDTEDGLAEDIEALYPTYQSSQV